The sequence below is a genomic window from Acuticoccus sediminis.
ATTTTCGGGGTCCGCTACATCGTCTGCGGCAGGAACAGCGCCAGGGCGGGGACCGCGATCAGGAGCGCGATCCGTACCAGGTCGACCAGCACGAACGGCACCAGTCCCCGGAACACCGTGCCGAGGCTGAGGTTCGGAACCACCGACGTGAGGACGAACGCGTTCATCCCGACGGGCGGCGTGATGTAGCTGATCTCGGTCGCGACGACGACGAAGATGCCGAACCAGACGAGGTCGAACCCGGCCGCCTGCGCGACCGGGTAGAAGATCGGCACCGTCAGCACGATCATCGAGAGACTTTCGAGGACGCAGCCCAGCACGATGTAGATCGCGAAAATCGTCAGGATGATGGCGAGCGGGCTGTCGAGTCCCCCGAGTGCGGAGCGGAGGTCCGTCGTCATGCCGGACAGGGTGACGTAGTTGGCGAAGGTGAGCGCGCCGAACAGGATGAAGAACATCATCGCGGTCATCTTCGCCGTCTCGAAGAGGGTGGCGAAGGTGTCCCGCCAGGCGAGCCGCCCGCGCAGGATCGTCAGCAGGAACGCGCCCGCCGCGCCGCAGCCCGCCGCCTCCGTCACGGTGAAGACGCCGAAGTAGATGCCGCCCATCACGAACGCGAAGAGGACGAGTGCGCCCGAGACGCCGCGCAGCGCGACGATGCGCTCGCGCAATGGCAGCGGCGCCTCGCGCGGGATCTCGGTCCGGCCGAGCGCGATCGAGATGCGCACGGCGACCATATAGAAGAGAACGCCGATGATCCCCGGGACGACGCCGGCAAGGAAGAGGGCGCCGATGTCCTGGCTTGTCATGATCCCGTAGAAGATGAGGATCACCGACGGCGGGATCAGGATTCCGAGGGTGCCGCCGGCGGCGATGGAGGCGGTCGACAGCCCGTCCGGGTAGCCGTAGCGGCGCATCGAGGGGAGCGCGATCTTCGACATGGTGGCCGCCGTCGCCAGCGACGATCCGCACACCGAGGAGAAACCGCCGCACGCCACCACGGTCGCCATCGCGAGACCACCGCGGCGATGGCGCAGCCAGGCGTTGGCCGCGCCGTAGAGGTCCTCGGCGATGCCCGACTGCATGACGAAGTTGCCCATCATGAGGAAGAGCGGCAGCACCGACAGCGAGTAGTTGCGCGCGTTGTCGAAGTAGGTCTGGCCGAGCAGCGACAGTGCCGGGCCGAAGCCGAGGATCGTGGCGCTGCCGACGACGCCGACCAGCATCATCGCGAAGGCGATCGGCACGCCCGCGAACATGAGAGCGAGAAGGATCGCCATGCCGTAGGGCCAGTCCATCGCTAGCGGCTCCGGGAACGGGGTGAGGGCATCAGACGGAGGTCGCCGTGCCGCCGCGCCCGGCGCGCATCGCGACGAGCGTGAGTGTCAGGAGGGCGGAGACGGTGCACAGGGCCGCCGCAGTGTAGGCGATCGGGCCGACGGGCAGGCGCAGGTAGGTCGTCACTTCGCCGTAGCTCGCCGTGCGCATCCCCTGGATGGCGAGGCGCCAGGCGATGACGCCGAGCGCCGCCGCCGTGATGAGCCGGGCGATGGCGAGCTCCACCGCCTTGCCGCGCGGGCCGAGCCGCGCGGTGAAGAGGCGGACCGTGACGTGCCCGTCGTCGAGGCAGACGGCGGGCAGCCCCGAGAAGATCACCGCCGCCAGCACCAGCTCGGTCAGCTCCGTGGCGCCGAAGACGGGGCTGTTGAAGAGGTAGCGCCCCGCGACGTCGACGACGGTGATTCCCATCAGCGCCATGAGGAGCACGGCGGAGAGGGCGGCGAGGGCGATCCGGATCGGGCGCAGCGCGAGCGTGCCGCCGGCCTCGACCGCCATCCCCGGCTCGTCGGCGGCGGCGCCGCTCATTCGGCGGCGACGGCGGCGATCTCGGCCTTCAGCGCCTCGAGCGCAGCCTTGGCGTCGATGCCGGTGGACGAGGCCTCGGCGAGCTTCGCGTCGATCACCGGCTGCAGCGCCTTGGTGAAGGCGGCGACTTGCGCGTCGGCGGCCGCGCTCAGCGTGATGTGGCCCTTCATGGCGTCGCGTCCGGCGGCGTCCGCCGCGTCCCACGCGGATCCGGCCATGCGCGCCAGGGCCTCGCCGGAGACCTGGTCGATGGCGGCCTTGTCCTCGTCCGACAGCGACTCCCACCGCGCCTTGTTCATGACGACGAAGAAGGACGTGTTGTAGAGGCCGCCCGGAACGGTGAGCCCCGCGTCGAGCAGGCTGTCCAGCTTGAAGAAGGTGACCGATTCGAACGGGAAGAGGATCCCGTCCGCGACCCCGCCCGACAGGAGTTCGTAGGACTTCGACGAGGGCGCCAGCACCGGCGCGGCGCCGAGCGCGGCCGCCACGTCGCCGGCGATGCCGCCGCCGACGCGGATCTTCGTGCCCTGCAGCGGCATCTCGGCGGAGAGGTCGACACCCTCGGTGAAGATCTCGCCTGGGCCGTGGGTGAAGACGGCCAGCACATGGACGTCCTTCGCCTCGCCGGCCGCCGCCAGCATCTTCTCGTAGATGCGCCAGTAGGCGACGGAGATGTCCTCCGCGCTGTCGCCGAGGAACGGCATCTCGGCGATCGAGACGGTCTTGAAGCGGCCCGGATTGTAGCCGTGGACGCCGTAGGTGATATCCGCCACGCCGTTGACGGCGAAGTCGTAGTGCGCCGGCGGCGGGCCGAGCGGAGCGTCGAGGATCTGCACCGTGACGCGCCCGTCCGTCGCCTTCTCGATGGCGGCGGCGTAGGGGACCATGACGTCCTTCATCAGCGGATGGCTGGGCGGCAGCCAGTTGGCCATCCTCAGCGTGGTCTGCGCGCTGGCCTCGCCGGTGAAGAGCGCAGCCAGCAGGGGGACGGCAAGGGCCAAGGATCTCATGATCCGATCTCCATCATCGAGCCGGTGGGAGTGGGAGGCGAAGTGCCTGGCCGTTCGGGCGCAATGGGCCCGGGACCGGCGCGGCGAGGAGAGTGCACGCTCCTCGAAGCGTTGCCAAGCGGGCACTGGCGTGACGCCCGCGCCTCCCCCGGCAACCGGACGAGCGGCGGGCGGCGGTGCGTAGGGGCGGCCGGCCGGTGGCGCGCGGCCACGAAAAAAGCCGGCCCCGAGGGACCGGCTTTCGGCAGCTCAATCCGGGCGCTGGCCTCAGATCGAGGCGATCGCGTCCGCGACCGCGTCGACCACGCGCAGGGCCTCCTCGTCGGTGAGGTCGGGGCCCATCGGCAGGCTGAGGACCTCGTCGGCGAGCGTCTCGGAGACCGGCAGGTGCTCGCTGCCCGTCAGCGTCGCGGCGAACGCCGGGTGGCGGTGCAGCGGCACGCGGTAGAAGAGGCCCGTGCCGATCTGGCGGTCGGTCAGCGCCGCGCGCACCGCGTCGCGGTACTTCACGCGCACGGTGTAGAGCGCCCAGGCCGAACGGACGCCGTCGCTGTCGGCCGGCGGCAGGGTGCAGATGTCGCCGAGCTCGGCCTGGTAGATCGCGGCGAGTTCGGCGCGGCGGTTCAGCTCCGCCTTGAAGACGGTGAGCTTCGACAGGAGGATCGCGGCCTGGATGGTGTCGAGACGGCCCGTCATGCCGATGCGCATCGCCTCGTCGCCGTCGCCCTGGCGGCCGTGCGTGCGGATCTGGCGGACCGCGGCGGCGAGGTCGTCCTCGTCGGTCATCACCGCGCCGCCGTCACCGAACGCGCCGAGCGGCTTCGTCGGGTAGAAGGAGACGCAGGAGATCGGCGCCAGCGAGCCGACCCGGTTGCCGTCCAGCGCGCCGCCGAAGGACTGCGCGGCGTCGGAGATCAGCGGCAGGCCGTGCGCGTCGGCGGCGGCCTTCAGCGCCGGGTAGTCGGCGGGGCGGCCGAAGAGGTCCACCGGCATCACCGCGCCCGGCGTCAGGCCGCGCGACTTCGCCGAGGCGACCGCTTCGTCGAGGCGGGCGGCGTCCATGTTGTAGGTGGCCTCGTCGACGTCGACGAAGACCGGCGTCGCGCCGACCGCGATCACCACCGCGGCGGTCGCCGAGAAGGTGAAGGCCGGGACGAACACCGCGTGGCCGGCGCCGATCCCCATGGCCATCAGCGCCATGATCAGAGCGTCACGCCCGGAGGAGACGGCGATGCAGTGCTTCACGCCGGAGAAGGCCGCGAGGTCCTGCTCCAGCTCGGTCACTTCGGGGCCAAGGATGTACTGGCCGTGGTCGAGCGCCTTGGCGATGCGGCGGTCGATGTCGAACCGCAGACGGGCCTGCTGTCGCTTCAGGTCGAACAACGGGATCGGTGCGTGGGTAGTGACCGGGGCCCGTGCAAGAATGGCAGTCATGTTCGACCTTTCAGGCAGACAACTGGAACGAGGGAGAGGCAATCGCCGCGCGGATACGCTCGGCCACCGCCAGAGCGGCGGCGCCGGCACGTCCCGTGACGGTCGGGTGCGGCCCACCGAGCACGGCCCGAACAAACTCGTCGAGCTCGGTGAAGAGGTTGTCGCGCGGGGCGATCGGCTCGTCGGAGACGATCGCGCCGTGCGCGGTGCGGGCGAGACGCCCGGCTGCGAGGTCGGCGCGCCACACACCGTCCGCGTCGTGGACGGTGAGGACACGCTCGGTCACCGGCGAAAGGCGGCTGGCGGAGAGGTCCGCCGTGATGCCGTTCGCGAAATGGAGCGAGGCGACGGCCGATTCGGCGCCGCCGTCTGGGGCGAACGCGTTGACGGTGCGCGGCATCTGGCCGGCGAGCGTCAGCGCGAGGTCGATGTCGTGGATCATCAGGTCGAGAACGACATCGGCGGTGGGCGGAGTCGGCCGCGGCGGGTTGTGCCGGCGGGCGGCGATGTGAGTGACCCCGTTGGCGCCCTCGGCGATCACGGCGAAGGCGGGGTTGAAACGTTCGATGTGGCCCACCTGGAGCACGACGCCGGCGCGCTCGGCGGCGGCGACGAGGGCGGCCGCGTCGGCGTCCGACCCGGCGATGGGCTTCTCGATGAAGACCGAGGCGCCGCGGCCGATCAGCGGCTCGGCGATGGCGCGGTGCGCCTCCGTCGGAACCGCGATGACGGCGGCGTCGGGAGAGATGGAGGCAATGTCGCTCGTCCACGCGGTGCCGTGCTCGGCCGCAAGGCCAGCCGCGCGCGCCTCGTCCTGGTCGACGATCGTGACCTTCCCGACGAGGGGATGCTGGCTGAGGTGCCTGGCGTGGTGGCGTCCGAACGACCCGGCGCCGATGGAGGCAATGTGGAGCGCTTGCATGCCGCGTGAAGTAGCATGCGGATTCGTACTTGCGAGTTACCAGGACCGCCGAAAACGGCCTATCGCACTCAAATGGTGTTGCAGCATGTTACCAAATTGCGCGTTTGCCACACGTCAGTACGCGGGTGTTGCAGAATTGTCAGCCCCGCCATGCGTCAGACGCGCGGCTTGACCCTTCGACAACTGACTTCGGCCTCTGTGCTGCTGCCGAATCGGGGGAACGGTGTCGCCTTATCCCTAGAACTGCGAATCGTTTACTTGCGTTCCGACCGCAAGACATCTCTATGTCGCTCCCCAATTGGTTAATCGTGGAGCCGTCCGTGATCGGATGCCAGCGGGGACAATCGGCGTGATCGTGTCGTGCGGCGAGGCGCTCGTGGACCTGATGCCGGAGCGGCAGGACGGCGGCCTCGTCTACCGCCCCGTGCTCGGCGGCTCGGCCTACAACGTGGCGCTGGGAATCGCGCGCCTCGGCGGGGCGTCCTCCTATCTCTGGGAGCTCTCCACCGACGAGCTCGGCTGCGCCTTCGCCGCGGCCCTCGAGGAGGAGGGGGTCGACATCGCGTCCGTGCGGCGCAGCGCCCGGGCGACGCCGGTCGGGATCGTCGACCTCTCCGGGCCCGAGCCGCGCTACAACATCGCCGATCCGGACCGGGTGATGCACGACACGGTGCCGCCGCCGCTGCCGGAGCGGGCGTCCATCGTCGTCGTGGGCTCTGCGGTGCTCGCGCAGGAGCCGGTCGCGACTGCGCTGGAGGCGCTCGCCGCGAGCGCGCCGCTGGTCGCCATGGACTATAATGTGCGACAGCCGAGCATCAGCGATCTGAAGACCTACCGCGCCCGATTGGAGCGGATGTCATCGCGGGCGGGGATAGTGAAGGCCAGCGAGGCAGATCTTCACATGATCGGGGTAGACGTCCCCGAGGCCTTTCTGCACCGTATGTTAGAAGCCGGCGCCGCCATGGTTGTATTGACCAAGGGCGCCGACGGGGTTTCGGCCACGACATCGGCCGGCACCGTCAGCGTTGCGGCACGCCGGGTCGACGTGGTCGATGCGGTCGGAGCTGGAGATGCGTTCATGGCAGGTTTATTGGCTGCATTGCAGTTTGAGGGATTGTTGTCCGGACCCGCCTTGCGCCAATTGACGGCGCCGCGGCTCACGGACGCGCTGGACGCGGCGCAGTCGGTCGCTGCGGCAGCCTGTACCAAGCGAGGGGCCGTTATGCCGAAATGCTCGGAAATCGGCGGTCGCTTCCGGCGCTTGGCCTGAGGCGTCCGCCTTTGTTGCTTGGATTACGCCGATCGCCTATGCGTCTTTGTCGCCCTGACGATACGGTTTTCGTAGCGATCGGGCGATCTCACTCGCGTGTGCGTCGCGTCGGCTTCCCACCGATCGCCAGTTGGACTGAAGGATCGCCAGTATGACGGTTACGGACTCGCGTGTAGCTCTTGTCGGGTCCGCCTGCCGTTTGCCTGAAGCCGAAGGGCTCGAGGCGTTCTGGGAGGTTCTCGTCAACGCGCGGTGCGTGATCTCCTCGCTGGACGAGGAGCGCTTCGGCACGGCCCCCTACCTGCATCCGGACAGGAACAAGGCCGGCCGTTCGGTGACCTTCGCCGCCGGGCAGATCGCCCGACCGTACCACTTCGACCCGGGCTACTTCGGCATCTCCCCGCGCGAGGCGGCGACGATGGACCCGCAGCAGCGCGTCCTGCTCGAGGTCGCGGTCGAGGCGCTGGAGAACGCCGGCATCCCCGCAGACCGCCTCGCGGGGCAGGAGGTCGGCGTCTACGTCGGCGCGTCGTCATTGGATTATTCCAACGAGGCGCAGCTCGACCCCATGTCGATCGAGCCGCAGTCGATGACCGGCAACACGCTGTCGATCGTCGCCAACCGCATCTCCTACGTCTTCGACCTGCGCGGGCCGAGCTATACGGTGGACACCGCGTGCTCCTCCTCGCTGATCGCGCTGCACCACGCCATCGAGGACATCCGCCTCGGGCGTGTCGAGACCGCCATCGTCGGCGGCGTCTCGCTTCTCCTCAATCACATTCCCTTCATCGGCTTCTCCCGCGCCTCGATGCTGTCGGCGAACGGCCTCTGCCGGGCGTTCGACGCCGGCGCGGACGGCTACGTCCGCTCGGAGGGCGCGGTCGCGCTGGTCCTGCGCTCGGAGGAGGCGGCACGGCGCGAAGGCGACCCGATTCGCGCGCGCTTCGTCGGCTCCGGCATCAACGCGGACGGGCGGACCGCCGGCCTCTCGCTGCCCTCGCCGACGGCGCAGGCCGACCTCCTGCGCACCGTCTACGAAAAGGGCGGCATCGACCCGGCGAAGCTCGCCTTCGTCGAGGCGCACGGCACCGGCACCCGCGTCGGCGACCCGATCGAGACCAACGCCATCGGCACCGTCCTCGGCCAGAAGCACGGCGACCCGCTGCTGATCGGCTCGTCCAAGACCAACTTCGGCCATCTGGAGCCGGCCTCCGGCCTCGTCGGCGTGCTGAAGTCCCAGCTCGCGCTGGCGAACGACCTCCTGCCGGCCTCGCTGCACTTCGACGTCCCGAACCCGGACATCGACTTCACCGGCCTGAACCTCTCGGTCGCCGCCGAGGCGACGGAGCTGGAGCCCGCGGCCGAGCCGCGCCTCGCCGGAATCAACTCCTTCGGCTTCGGCGGCGCCAACGCCCACGTGGTGATGGCGGACGGTGACCGCGTCGCCGACGCCGGTACGCTGAAGCACGACGCCCCGCTGGTCGTGTCCGCCGCCACCCGCGCGGCGCTCGCCGAGCTCGCGACCGCCACCGCCAGGGCGCTCGACGGCGCCGACGCCGCCCACGTCGCGAGCCATGTGAACGCCGCCGCGCACCGGCGCCAGCGGCTCGCCCACCGCGCGGTCATCGCGCCGGGCGATTCGGCCGCCATGGTGTCCGCGCTGAAAGCCGTCGCGAAGGGCGACGACCATCCGCTCGCGGCCGTCGGCGAGGCGGCGACCGTCGCCGAGAAGCCGGTGTTCGTCTACTCGGGCAACGGCTCGCAGTGGGCCGGCATGGGCCGCGCTGCCTACCAGGGCGAGACCGACTTCCGCCTGTCGTTCGACCGCACAGACCGGCTCTTCATGTCGGTCGCCGGCTGGTCGCTGGTGACGATGCTCTTCTCCGGCGACCTCGAGACCGAGATCGAGCGGACCGAGATCGCCCAGCCGCTGCTGTTCGCCATCCAGGTCGCACTGACCGACGCGCTGGAGCGGCGCGGCGTGACGCCGTCGGCGGTGATGGGGCACTCGGTGGGCGAGGTCGCCGCCGCCTGGGCCTCGGGCGCGCTGTCGCTCAGCGACGCCGTCAAGGTGATCCACGCCCGCTCGACGCATCAGGAGGTGACGCGCCACCTCGGCGGCATGGCCGCGCTCCTGCTTCCCGCTGACGAGGCCGAGGCGGCGATCGCGCCGTACCAGGGCCTCGAGCTCGCGGCCATCAACTCCAGCCGCTCCGTGACGATCTCCGGTCCGACCGAGCAGCTGGCGACGTTCGGCAAGGCCGCCCGCGCCAGGCGCTGGGCCATGAAGCGGCTCGACCTCGACTATCCGTTCCACTGCGCGCTGGTGGAGCCGATTCGCGGCCCGCTGCTCCAGTCCCTCGGCGCCATCGCCCCGCGCCCGACGACGATCCCGATGATCTCCACCGTCACCGGCGAGGCGGTCGACGGTTCATCCCTCGACGCCGCCTACTGGTGGGAGAACGTGCGCCAGCCGGTGATCTTCCAGACCGGTACGATGGCCGCGCTCGAAGCCGGGCACCGCCTGTTCGTGGAGATCGGCCCCCGGCCGGTGCTGACCGGCTACCTCAACGACGCGCTGCGCACGGCCGAGCTTCGCGCCACGGTGCTGCCGTCCTTCAAGCAGGGCGACGGGCCGGACGAGCCGGTCGCCGAAGTGCTGCGCAACCTCCTCGCCAACGGCACCGCCGTCGACGACGTCGCCCTCTTCGGCGAGCGGCGCGCGGCGCCGGACGTGCTGCCGGGCTATCCCTGGCAGCATCAGCGCTACAAGAAGGCCGAGTCGAACGACATCGTGTGGCTGATGAAGCGGCGCGACCACGTCCTCCTCGGCGACCGCGTGCGCGAGGACGTGCGCGAGTGGCGCGTCGCGCTCGACCCGGTGGTACTGCCCTTCCTCGCCGACCACACTGTCGAGACGTCCGTCGTCTTCCCCGCCGCGGGCTTCACCGAGATGCTCCTCGCGGTCGGCCGCATCCTCCATCCGGGCCAGCCGGTCGAGGTGCGCGGTCTCGACATCCTCGCCCCGCTGGTGCTGGACGCGACCGACGACCGGACGGTGCGCACCCACGAGATCGCGCCGGGAACCTACACCATCTGCAGCCGCGTCCGCGGCTCCGACGACCCGTGGTCGATGCACGTCAAGGCGAGCGTCGGGAAGGCGCCGGCCGCGCCGCACGGCGACCGGATCGAGGTGCCGGAGGGCGCGCCGACGGTTCCGGCCGCGCGCCTCTACGAGATCACCGGGCAGTTCGGCCTGCCGTACGGCCCGGTCTTCCGCCGCGCCAACCTCGTGACGCTCGTGGACGACGAGCATATCCACGTCCGCCTCAGCCCGCCGGACCCGGCCACCGCGCGCCTCAAGCTGGCGCTCGACCCGACGATGTTCGACGCGTGCTTCCACGGCCTCTTCGCGTTCCTGGCGGGGCGGGACGAGGTGCGGGGCGTCGCCGTCCTGCCGATCCGCCTCGGCCGGCTGACCCTCGCCGCGGACGCCGCCACGCCGACCGAGGCGGACATCACCGTCCGTCGTCCCACCGAGGGGATCGTCGAGGCGGACTTCGTGCTGCGCGACGCCTCGGGTACGGTCGTCGCGACCGCCGAGGCCGTGCGCTTCCAGGCCGTGCCGCTCGCCCATGCGGTCGGCGAGCCTGTCGTCGCCGCGCCGAAGCTGCGCCGAGTCTCGCGCGTGAGCGCGCCGGCGTCGGAGCTTGCCGCGTTCGCGCCCGCCGACGCCGGCGAGACCGAGCCGTCGGAGACCGCGCTCTTCCTCGAGGCCGGGGTCCTCGCCGCCGCCGCCGAGGCGCTGGGGCCGATCCTGACCCCGCCGGCCTCGCTCTCGGCCTGCGTCGCCGAAGGGCGTCTCGCCGGCAACGCCGTCCCGCTCGCCGCGCGCGTTCTGCCGGCGCTCGTCGCCGCCGGCATCGCCGAGGAGGAGGGCGGCACCTACGCCATCACCGGCGAGGCGGTCGACATCTCCGAGATCGTCACGATCCTCATCGAGGAGCACCCGGAGCGTCTCGCCGAGGCGACCTTGCTCGCCGCGCTCCCCGAGTGGCTCGCCGACACCTTCCGCAACGGCATGGCGTCGGAGCATCCGGCATCCGACGCCATGGTCGACCAGCTCCTCGTCAGCGCCCCGTTCACGGCGCCGCTGTTCGCCGAGATGGGACGCCTGATCGAGATGGTCCTGTCGGCAGACGGGGCAGCGCTCACGGTCTGCCTCGTCGGCGCCGGCAACGTCGCCTTCGCGCGCGCGGTGGCCCGCGCCATCGACCCGGAGCGGATCCGCCTCACGATCACCGACACCGACGCCACCGAGCTCGAGCGCACCGCGCTGGTGTGGGACCGGGTCGAGGGTGTCCACCTGGAGCCGTTCGCCGACGCGCGCGAGCACCGCTACGACCTCGTCGTGGTCACGCCGCAGTTCGGTCCGCTCGACATTGCCGCCGCCGCGGCGTGTCTGCGACCGGGCGGCCGGCTCCTGGGTGGCGCGCTGTCGGGCAACCTCTTCGCCGACGTGATCGGCGGCCTCACGTCCTCCTGGTGGTCCGCCTCGCTCGACGCGGAAAGCCCCGTCGGGCCGCTCAACGCGCCGCAGGAGTGGACCGCTGCCCTCACCGAGGCGTCGCTCGAGGGGATCGACGTGCGCACCCTCGCCTCGGGCGAGACCGACGCGGTGATCTTCGCCGCGAGCCGCCCCGCCGCGTCGGCCGCAATCGCGCTTGAGGCGTTGCCGGCCCTCGTCGCCGTCGGTCCCGCCGGCGGGCGCACCCTCGAGGCGATGCGGGCGATGTTCGACGACGCCCCCGAGCTCGCCGACCTCACGGCGACGCCGGAAGGCTCGCTGGTGCTCGCGGTCGACGTCCCGGACGCCGCCGAGCTGTCGGCCCGCCTCGCTGAGATCGGCGCCTTCCTCGTCTCGCTGGGCGCGGACGCCCGCTCGGTCACCATCGTGACCTTCGGCGCCCACGTCGAAGGCGCGAAGGAGGTGCGCCCCGCGGCCGCCGCCGTCGCCGCCTTCGGCCGTGTCGCGATGAACGAGTTCCCGCATCTCGACATCCGCCTCGTCGACATCGCCGCGTCCTTCGACGCCAGCGAGGCGGCGGTGCGGCTGCTGGCCGAGCTCTCCGAGCCCAACGGCGAGCGCGAGATCGTCCTGTCCAGCGATCACCGCAGCGTGATGCGCTACGTTCCGCTGCGCGAGGACGCGGCGGGCGAGGCGCTGTCGCTCCAGATCCCGCGCCGCGGCTCCATCGACAATCTCGTCTGGGCGCCGGTCCAGCATCCGCCGCTCGGCCCCGGCGACGTGCGCATCAGGGTCGAGGCGTCCGGCCTCAACTTCCGCGACGTCATGTGGACCCTCGGCCTCCTGCCGCACGAGGCGCTGGAGGACGGCTTCGCCGGCCCGACGCTCGGCATGGAGTGCGCAGGCGTCGTCGAGGCGGTCGGTCCCGAGGTGACCGGGGTTGTGCCAGGCGACTCGGTGCTCGCCTTCGCCCCGCAGTCGTTCGCGAGCCACGTTACCGTTACCGCGCAGTCCGTCATCCCGCGTCCGGCGGAGCTCGCCCCGGAGGCGGCGGCGACGATGCCGGTCGCCTTCCTCACCGCGTTCTACGCGCTCATCGAGCTGGCCCGCCTCGAGGAGGACGAGACCGTCCTCATCCACGGCGGCGCGGGCGGTGTCGGCCTCGCGGCGATGCAGATCGCCAAGTGGCGCGGCGCGCGCGTCTTCGTCACCGCCGGCACGCCCGAGAAGCGCGCCCTGCTGCGCGAACTGGGGGCCGACGAGGTGTTCGACTCCCGCAGCCTCACCTTCGCGGAGGAGGCTCGCGCCGCGACCGGCGGGGAGGGCGTCGACGTCGTCCTCAACTCCCTCGCCGGCGAAGCGATGGAGCGTTCGCTCGATACGCTGAAGCCGTTCGGGCGCTTTTGCGAGCTCGGCAAGCGCGACTTCTACGCCGACACCAAGCTGGGCCTGCGCCCGTTCCGGCAGAACCTCTCCTATTTC
It includes:
- a CDS encoding type I polyketide synthase, with translation MTVTDSRVALVGSACRLPEAEGLEAFWEVLVNARCVISSLDEERFGTAPYLHPDRNKAGRSVTFAAGQIARPYHFDPGYFGISPREAATMDPQQRVLLEVAVEALENAGIPADRLAGQEVGVYVGASSLDYSNEAQLDPMSIEPQSMTGNTLSIVANRISYVFDLRGPSYTVDTACSSSLIALHHAIEDIRLGRVETAIVGGVSLLLNHIPFIGFSRASMLSANGLCRAFDAGADGYVRSEGAVALVLRSEEAARREGDPIRARFVGSGINADGRTAGLSLPSPTAQADLLRTVYEKGGIDPAKLAFVEAHGTGTRVGDPIETNAIGTVLGQKHGDPLLIGSSKTNFGHLEPASGLVGVLKSQLALANDLLPASLHFDVPNPDIDFTGLNLSVAAEATELEPAAEPRLAGINSFGFGGANAHVVMADGDRVADAGTLKHDAPLVVSAATRAALAELATATARALDGADAAHVASHVNAAAHRRQRLAHRAVIAPGDSAAMVSALKAVAKGDDHPLAAVGEAATVAEKPVFVYSGNGSQWAGMGRAAYQGETDFRLSFDRTDRLFMSVAGWSLVTMLFSGDLETEIERTEIAQPLLFAIQVALTDALERRGVTPSAVMGHSVGEVAAAWASGALSLSDAVKVIHARSTHQEVTRHLGGMAALLLPADEAEAAIAPYQGLELAAINSSRSVTISGPTEQLATFGKAARARRWAMKRLDLDYPFHCALVEPIRGPLLQSLGAIAPRPTTIPMISTVTGEAVDGSSLDAAYWWENVRQPVIFQTGTMAALEAGHRLFVEIGPRPVLTGYLNDALRTAELRATVLPSFKQGDGPDEPVAEVLRNLLANGTAVDDVALFGERRAAPDVLPGYPWQHQRYKKAESNDIVWLMKRRDHVLLGDRVREDVREWRVALDPVVLPFLADHTVETSVVFPAAGFTEMLLAVGRILHPGQPVEVRGLDILAPLVLDATDDRTVRTHEIAPGTYTICSRVRGSDDPWSMHVKASVGKAPAAPHGDRIEVPEGAPTVPAARLYEITGQFGLPYGPVFRRANLVTLVDDEHIHVRLSPPDPATARLKLALDPTMFDACFHGLFAFLAGRDEVRGVAVLPIRLGRLTLAADAATPTEADITVRRPTEGIVEADFVLRDASGTVVATAEAVRFQAVPLAHAVGEPVVAAPKLRRVSRVSAPASELAAFAPADAGETEPSETALFLEAGVLAAAAEALGPILTPPASLSACVAEGRLAGNAVPLAARVLPALVAAGIAEEEGGTYAITGEAVDISEIVTILIEEHPERLAEATLLAALPEWLADTFRNGMASEHPASDAMVDQLLVSAPFTAPLFAEMGRLIEMVLSADGAALTVCLVGAGNVAFARAVARAIDPERIRLTITDTDATELERTALVWDRVEGVHLEPFADAREHRYDLVVVTPQFGPLDIAAAAACLRPGGRLLGGALSGNLFADVIGGLTSSWWSASLDAESPVGPLNAPQEWTAALTEASLEGIDVRTLASGETDAVIFAASRPAASAAIALEALPALVAVGPAGGRTLEAMRAMFDDAPELADLTATPEGSLVLAVDVPDAAELSARLAEIGAFLVSLGADARSVTIVTFGAHVEGAKEVRPAAAAVAAFGRVAMNEFPHLDIRLVDIAASFDASEAAVRLLAELSEPNGEREIVLSSDHRSVMRYVPLREDAAGEALSLQIPRRGSIDNLVWAPVQHPPLGPGDVRIRVEASGLNFRDVMWTLGLLPHEALEDGFAGPTLGMECAGVVEAVGPEVTGVVPGDSVLAFAPQSFASHVTVTAQSVIPRPAELAPEAAATMPVAFLTAFYALIELARLEEDETVLIHGGAGGVGLAAMQIAKWRGARVFVTAGTPEKRALLRELGADEVFDSRSLTFAEEARAATGGEGVDVVLNSLAGEAMERSLDTLKPFGRFCELGKRDFYADTKLGLRPFRQNLSYFGIDADQLMKHRPKVARRVLTQIVSMMDSGELTPLPYRSFGAGGVKDAYRLMQAAGHIGKIVVTPPQPLAPAEAHVPASIVADKAYLLIGGVSGFGFRTAEWLIEEGAKDLVLVSRSGVKDPVVAESIEAYRARGIAIDVRQADVTDEAAVRALVAEITARRPLGGVFHMAMVLDDALIASLDADRFETAMHPKIAGAAALEAATADVPLDLFVLYSSITVQLGNPGQANYVAANAYLEAVARRRRAQGKPGLTIAWGAIADAGVFARSLQSSDLLRRKLGRHAITAGDGLAVLKRFLAEGAATSGPAVRLIGQVDWATARKELIIARSPAFEDLADTSAGDGDDAGTVDLAERIAGLSPSEAVAEVTRLLAVEISRILKMPASEVDPHKPLTTLGMDSLMGVELRMSAEQKLGVDIPLMSLTAGATLADIAKKVVHRTTGDESTDEDQDELIARHIGSADAPREAIEAAVREKTAGVRTILS